The nucleotide sequence ACAAGCGCTGGGGCCTGCTCAAGGAGCATCCCGACTACCTCAAGGTGGCCACCGAGATCAACCGCATCGACATCTACAAGCAGGCCGCCGCCGCCACGCAGACGCCGGTGCCCAAGGACCCGATGCGCAGCAGCAAGCTGTTCGACGGTTCGGTCTGGGACGGCAAGGACCCGAAGAAGTACGCCGAGTCGTTCAAGCTTCATGCATAGGGAGAACACCATGGTCAGCGCAGTCTTCCATTCGCCGCTCGAGGCGGTCGCCGCGCCGTCGGCTCCAGCCATCGCGGCCAAGCCGGTCGCCGCCACCGCGGCACCCGTTCGCCCCGTGCGCGAGACGCGGACGCGCACGCCGCTCGACCTGCGCGCCTTCTGGATGCGCGTGCTGCCGCCGCTCGCGGGCTTCGGCCTGCTGCTGCTGGTGTGGGAGATCGTGGCCATGCGCAGCACCACCGGCTTCCCCTCGCCGCTGGCGGTCTGGCAGCAGGCGCTCACGGTGTTCAGCGATCCCTTCTACAGCAAGGGCCCGAACGACCAGGGCGTGGGCTGGAACGTGCTGTCCTCGCTGCAGCGCGTGGCGCTGGGCTTCGGCCTCGCGGCGCTGGTCGGCATTCCGGCCGGCTTCGCGATCGGGCGCTTCGAGTTCCTTGCGCGCATGTTCAATCCGCTGATCAGCCTGCTGCGCCCCGTCTCGCCGCTGGCCTGGCTGCCGATCGGCCTCTTGGTGTTCAAGGGCGCCGACCCGGCCGCGATCTGGACCATCTTCATCTGCTCGATCTGGCCGATGGTGATCAACACCGCCGTGGGCGTGCAGCGCGTGCCGAGCGACTACATGAACGTGGCCAAGGTGCTGA is from Variovorax paradoxus and encodes:
- the ntrB gene encoding nitrate ABC transporter permease translates to MVSAVFHSPLEAVAAPSAPAIAAKPVAATAAPVRPVRETRTRTPLDLRAFWMRVLPPLAGFGLLLLVWEIVAMRSTTGFPSPLAVWQQALTVFSDPFYSKGPNDQGVGWNVLSSLQRVALGFGLAALVGIPAGFAIGRFEFLARMFNPLISLLRPVSPLAWLPIGLLVFKGADPAAIWTIFICSIWPMVINTAVGVQRVPSDYMNVAKVLNLSEWKILTKILFPAVLPYMLTGVRLAVGTAWLVIVAAEMLTGGVGIGFWVWDEWNNLNVANIIIAIFVIGIVGLVLEFALIKLATAFTFEEVKS